The Synechococcus sp. MU1617 genome window below encodes:
- a CDS encoding gamma-glutamylcyclotransferase: protein MKRLFVYGSLKINGSAHHLLKGTNRDSDGIVDGFVLIDYQGYPMLQWGDGSVTGEIYWVPDPCLPDLDAWEEVPEVYQRSSATLRDGRSVWLYEAAPRIN, encoded by the coding sequence CTGAAGCGCCTTTTCGTCTACGGATCACTGAAGATCAACGGCAGCGCCCATCACTTGCTCAAGGGCACCAACCGCGACAGCGACGGAATCGTCGATGGCTTCGTCTTGATCGACTACCAGGGCTATCCGATGCTCCAGTGGGGGGATGGGTCCGTGACAGGAGAGATCTACTGGGTGCCCGACCCTTGCTTGCCCGATTTGGATGCTTGGGAGGAGGTACCCGAGGTGTACCAACGCAGCAGCGCGACCCTCAGGGATGGGCGGAGCGTGTGGCTCTATGAAGCAGCTCCAAGAATTAATTAA